From a single Okeanomitos corallinicola TIOX110 genomic region:
- a CDS encoding sigma-70 family RNA polymerase sigma factor, with translation MQIPNFPEANHPLIKSLFHQSDQELLNMFRRYPEQGKYFTAIFCRYSPIVYTLIQHSARSPVQADYLFALTWKHIYDELGGLYLTNPETGQEILTLQNWLINLTAFCINDIKLPPTESIHYSLKDTSPPFWFYIEQALDQLPPILRLIVLMAQTFHWSETRIAAYLQAEGEKISPDQVAGFLQEGYRILEENLPSDIRTIYLGEENT, from the coding sequence GTGCAAATTCCTAACTTTCCAGAAGCTAATCATCCGTTAATTAAGTCGCTTTTTCATCAAAGTGACCAAGAATTGCTGAATATGTTTAGGCGCTATCCAGAGCAAGGTAAATACTTTACTGCTATTTTTTGCCGTTATAGTCCTATAGTATATACCTTAATTCAACATTCAGCGCGATCGCCTGTCCAGGCAGATTATTTATTTGCATTGACTTGGAAACATATATACGATGAATTAGGTGGACTTTATTTAACTAACCCAGAAACAGGACAAGAAATATTAACTTTGCAAAATTGGTTAATTAATTTAACTGCTTTTTGCATTAATGACATTAAACTACCACCAACTGAATCTATACATTATTCACTCAAAGATACTTCACCACCATTCTGGTTTTACATAGAACAAGCACTTGACCAACTACCGCCAATTTTACGCTTAATTGTGTTAATGGCTCAAACTTTTCACTGGAGCGAAACCCGTATTGCGGCCTATTTACAAGCTGAAGGTGAAAAAATTTCCCCTGACCAAGTAGCCGGTTTTCTTCAAGAAGGTTATCGTATATTAGAAGAAAATTTACCTAGTGATATTCGTACGATTTACTTAGGTGAAGAAAACACCTAA